The proteins below are encoded in one region of Polynucleobacter sp. AP-Elch-400A-B2:
- the gcl gene encoding glyoxylate carboligase gives MAKMKAAMAAVLVMEKEGITTAFGVPGAAINPLYAQLRERQSITHILARHVEGASHMAEGYTRAKAGNIGVCIGTSGPAGTDMITGLYSASADSIPILCITGQAPRARLYKEDFQAVDIETISKPVTKMSVTVREPGLVPRVFQQAFHVMRSGRPGPVLIDLPIDVQLAEIEFDIDTYEPLPVYKPAASRKQIAKALDMLMSAKKPLIVAGGGIINADADALLVEFAELTGIPVIPTLMGWGTIPDDHPLMAGMVGLQTSHRYGNATLLASDLVLGIGNRWANRHTGSIDVYCKDRKFIHVDIEPTQIGRVFNPDYGIVSDAKAALELFVEVAKEWKAKGKLSNYSEWVERCQERKSLMLRKTNFDNVPIKPQRVYQEMNSVFGRDTVYVSTIGLSQIAGGQFLHVYGARQWINCGQAGPLGWTIPAALGALASDTTKTVVGLAGDYDFQFLIEELAVGAQFNLPLVMVLVNNSYLGLIRQAQRGFEMDYCVQLAFDNINVDDQNLKGYGVDHVQVVEGLGCKAIRVSDPNKINAALIEAQKMAKEHRVPVVVEIILEKITNIAMGTEINNVNEFEDIDCRHPAGTEGLVAAGLLE, from the coding sequence ATGGCCAAAATGAAAGCCGCAATGGCAGCAGTTCTTGTAATGGAAAAAGAAGGTATCACCACTGCATTTGGTGTTCCTGGAGCTGCTATTAATCCACTTTACGCACAATTACGCGAACGTCAGTCAATCACCCATATTCTAGCCCGACATGTTGAGGGCGCTTCACATATGGCTGAAGGCTACACAAGAGCTAAAGCAGGCAATATTGGAGTTTGTATCGGAACTTCTGGCCCAGCCGGTACTGACATGATCACAGGACTGTATTCCGCAAGTGCTGACTCTATTCCTATTCTTTGCATTACTGGACAAGCTCCTCGTGCCCGTCTTTACAAGGAAGATTTTCAGGCTGTTGATATCGAGACGATTTCTAAGCCAGTAACGAAGATGTCTGTAACTGTGCGAGAGCCAGGCTTAGTGCCACGCGTTTTCCAACAGGCATTCCACGTAATGCGCTCAGGCCGTCCAGGCCCAGTATTGATCGACTTGCCGATTGATGTTCAATTAGCTGAAATTGAATTTGATATCGATACGTATGAGCCATTGCCGGTATACAAACCAGCAGCTAGCCGCAAGCAGATCGCGAAAGCATTAGACATGTTGATGTCTGCTAAAAAGCCATTAATCGTTGCCGGCGGCGGCATTATTAATGCTGATGCAGATGCGCTATTAGTAGAGTTTGCAGAATTGACTGGTATTCCAGTGATCCCAACTCTGATGGGCTGGGGAACCATTCCGGATGATCATCCATTGATGGCAGGTATGGTTGGTCTTCAAACTTCACATCGTTATGGCAATGCAACCTTGTTAGCTAGTGATCTTGTGTTGGGTATCGGTAATCGTTGGGCTAACCGTCATACAGGATCAATCGATGTGTATTGCAAAGATCGCAAGTTTATTCACGTTGATATTGAGCCAACGCAAATTGGTCGCGTATTTAATCCCGACTACGGCATTGTTTCAGATGCAAAAGCAGCTTTAGAGTTGTTTGTTGAAGTTGCCAAAGAATGGAAAGCAAAAGGCAAGTTATCTAACTACAGTGAGTGGGTTGAGCGTTGCCAGGAGCGTAAGAGCTTGATGCTACGTAAAACCAACTTTGATAATGTACCTATCAAGCCACAACGCGTTTATCAAGAGATGAATTCCGTATTCGGTCGCGATACCGTATATGTATCGACTATTGGCCTATCGCAAATTGCTGGTGGACAATTCCTCCATGTCTATGGTGCTCGCCAATGGATCAACTGCGGACAAGCGGGCCCTCTTGGCTGGACAATTCCAGCTGCATTGGGTGCATTGGCCTCCGATACAACAAAGACTGTAGTCGGACTTGCGGGTGATTACGACTTCCAATTCTTGATTGAGGAATTAGCAGTTGGAGCACAATTTAACTTGCCATTAGTGATGGTCTTAGTAAATAACAGTTACCTCGGTTTGATCCGTCAAGCTCAGCGTGGTTTTGAGATGGACTATTGCGTGCAATTGGCTTTTGACAATATCAACGTAGATGATCAAAACCTGAAGGGCTATGGCGTTGATCACGTTCAAGTAGTTGAAGGACTTGGTTGTAAAGCTATCAGAGTCTCGGATCCAAATAAAATCAATGCTGCATTGATTGAAGCGCAAAAGATGGCCAAAGAGCATCGTGTACCTGTAGTAGTGGAGATCATTCTTGAAAAGATCACCAATATTGCAATGGGTACCGAAATCAATAATGTGAATGAATTTGAAGATATTGATTGCCGCCATCCTGCTGGAACAGAAGGATTGGTAGCTGCTGGTCTTTTAGAGTAA
- the hyi gene encoding hydroxypyruvate isomerase yields MPKFAANLTMLFNEKSFLERFALAKIGGFKAVEFLFPYAFKASEIKSALDNNALKLVLHNLPAGDWDAGERGIACHPDRVAEFRSGVTKAIEYASILGVPQLNCLAGKTPEGVDPALVHDTFVDNLQFAAAELKKSGLKLLIEPINTFDIPGFYLSKTAQGIAILDAVAADNAFLQYDIYHAQRMEGELANTIQKYFDRIAHIQLADNPGRNEPGTGEINYSYLFDLLARLGYTGYIGCEYKPLKTTEAGLHWMGQYEQ; encoded by the coding sequence ATGCCCAAGTTTGCAGCCAACCTCACGATGTTGTTTAATGAAAAATCATTTTTGGAGCGCTTTGCGCTAGCCAAAATTGGAGGCTTCAAAGCCGTTGAATTCCTATTTCCTTATGCTTTTAAAGCGAGCGAAATCAAATCCGCTCTAGATAACAATGCCTTAAAGTTGGTATTACACAACTTACCGGCTGGTGATTGGGACGCAGGGGAGAGGGGTATCGCATGTCACCCAGACCGTGTTGCTGAGTTTCGCTCTGGTGTTACCAAGGCGATTGAGTACGCCAGTATTTTGGGCGTACCCCAACTTAACTGCTTAGCAGGAAAGACTCCCGAGGGAGTTGATCCAGCTTTAGTACATGACACCTTTGTCGATAACTTACAGTTTGCTGCTGCTGAACTGAAGAAGTCAGGGTTAAAACTGTTGATTGAGCCAATCAATACCTTTGATATCCCTGGTTTCTATCTCTCTAAAACTGCTCAAGGCATTGCAATACTCGATGCGGTTGCTGCTGATAATGCTTTTTTACAATACGACATCTACCATGCCCAGCGTATGGAAGGTGAGCTAGCCAATACGATTCAAAAATACTTTGATCGAATTGCGCACATTCAGTTAGCAGATAATCCAGGTCGTAATGAGCCTGGTACCGGAGAAATAAATTACAGCTACTTATTTGATTTATTAGCTCGTCTTGGATACACAGGCTACATCGGCTGTGAATACAAGCCCTTGAAAACGACTGAGGCTGGCCTACATTGGATGGGTCAATACGAGCAGTAA